Proteins encoded by one window of Pseudonocardia sp. HH130629-09:
- a CDS encoding zinc-binding dehydrogenase, whose translation MEIYHRSPTRLTVSLNTAGAPELRTSWERVSALARRGDLRGPVGARYPLTAAPEALRSLTEGSVFGKVVLTP comes from the coding sequence ATGGAGATCTACCACCGCTCCCCCACCCGGCTGACGGTCAGTCTCAACACGGCCGGCGCGCCCGAGCTGCGGACCTCCTGGGAACGGGTTTCGGCTCTCGCCCGCCGCGGAGACCTGCGCGGCCCCGTCGGGGCCCGCTACCCCCTCACGGCGGCACCGGAGGCTCTCCGTTCCCTCACGGAGGGCTCGGTGTTCGGCAAGGTGGTGCTCACCCCCTGA
- a CDS encoding AraC family ligand binding domain-containing protein produces the protein MSGTVLATARTRFDDGFSFDLHTHDFHLLSWSVSATVTHHTSERDWLVPPTHALWMPAGVPHAIEVVRGGLGYGVILTGTTPWTEPTGVLVTPLVRELIVHLGTPGTAARDRAEQLLVTLLEPVPSTTFTLPVPTTHGCGPSPTPWSPTPRTTATWPPGPTTSPPASAR, from the coding sequence GTGTCCGGGACCGTGCTCGCGACCGCACGGACTCGGTTCGACGACGGGTTCTCCTTCGACCTGCACACGCACGACTTCCATCTGCTCAGCTGGTCGGTGTCCGCGACGGTCACCCACCACACGTCCGAACGCGACTGGCTCGTGCCCCCCACGCACGCGTTGTGGATGCCCGCCGGGGTGCCGCACGCGATCGAGGTGGTCCGCGGCGGACTCGGCTACGGCGTGATCCTCACCGGGACCACACCGTGGACCGAACCGACCGGAGTGCTGGTCACCCCCTTGGTCCGGGAGCTCATCGTGCACCTGGGCACCCCCGGAACCGCCGCGCGGGACCGGGCCGAGCAGCTGCTCGTCACGTTGCTCGAACCCGTCCCGAGCACCACCTTCACCCTGCCCGTCCCGACGACCCACGGCTGCGGACCATCACCGACGCCCTGGTCGCCGACCCCGCGGACGACCGCGACCTGGCCGCCTGGGCCGACCACGTCGCCGCCGGCGTCCGCACGCTGA
- a CDS encoding helix-turn-helix domain-containing protein, which yields MFRAETGMTFAQWRTHARVRAALVLLARGTSVGATARAVGYRKPGAFAEAFRRVTGRAPSDLG from the coding sequence CTGTTCCGAGCCGAGACGGGCATGACCTTCGCCCAGTGGCGCACCCACGCCCGCGTCCGTGCGGCGCTGGTCCTGCTCGCACGCGGCACGTCGGTCGGGGCGACGGCCCGGGCGGTCGGCTACCGCAAGCCCGGTGCGTTCGCCGAGGCGTTCCGACGCGTGACCGGCCGGGCCCCGAGCGACCTCGGTTGA
- a CDS encoding nitroreductase family protein has product MDEDTAGTTAADHQVLDLSAEELLTTTRSVRRRLDLDRPVDPALLRRCIEIATQAPTGRHEQGWHFVVVTDPSVRTWLADLWRAGIGRGDSPMSTEELRRAHVRPGAMEKVWDGLGHLSQNLDRVLTTGTMAVERDVAALLGIPYESVMQAALIPVAHTVGTEFRPATRIPVDEVVHWDRW; this is encoded by the coding sequence ATGGATGAGGACACGGCCGGTACGACGGCGGCCGACCACCAGGTCCTGGACCTGTCGGCCGAGGAGCTGCTCACCACGACGCGGTCGGTGCGGCGGCGGCTGGATCTGGACAGGCCGGTCGATCCCGCCCTGCTGCGGCGCTGCATCGAGATCGCCACCCAGGCGCCCACCGGTCGGCACGAGCAGGGCTGGCACTTCGTGGTCGTCACCGACCCGTCGGTGCGCACCTGGCTCGCCGACCTCTGGCGGGCGGGCATCGGCCGCGGCGACAGCCCGATGTCGACCGAGGAGCTGCGCCGCGCCCACGTCCGCCCGGGTGCGATGGAGAAGGTGTGGGACGGGCTCGGCCACCTGTCCCAGAACCTGGACCGGGTCCTGACCACCGGCACCATGGCCGTCGAGCGCGACGTGGCCGCCCTGCTCGGCATCCCCTACGAGTCGGTGATGCAGGCGGCGTTGATCCCGGTCGCGCACACCGTCGGCACGGAGTTCCGTCCGGCGACGCGCATCCCGGTGGACGAGGTCGTGCACTGGGACCGGTGGTAG
- a CDS encoding MFS transporter has translation MRRLALPVLLSGTFVQLMSVTVMQIVVPDVRADLAAGAGAGQLVVAGYTLTFACTLITAARLGDRWGHRRLFVVGTAIFTAAAATGALAPAPDVLVAARLVQGIGSGLVAPQVLSIIQRSVDPGRRARALSWFGATMAVASLAGPVLGGVLLELDPFGAGWRAALAVTVPVGVAALFLWPVLPRTGGGAADRVPLDVAGALLSVTGLSAVVLPLALGGEQGWPMWTWVSFAAAMVLLSALVVQQRRAAYPLVQPAALGTATARLGIGVVLVFNAGVPSFVLLLSLHLQGPVGFGPLRTAGTIATYAVGTLAGSALAEPLARRWDVSMLAGASLVLAAVCGATVVVVDHPGPVLWAVLALGGIAFGAFTASAFTLVLAEVPAGAVGTVSGLLPTAQQLGGTIGVALCGAAYTAGAVPSFGRAGAYQVTVFLLAAAVAVALARATRSRTAPESAARHG, from the coding sequence ATGAGGCGCCTCGCGCTGCCCGTCCTGCTCTCGGGCACGTTCGTGCAGCTCATGAGCGTCACGGTGATGCAGATCGTCGTGCCCGACGTCCGCGCGGACCTGGCTGCGGGCGCGGGCGCCGGTCAGCTGGTCGTCGCCGGTTACACCCTGACCTTCGCCTGCACCCTGATCACCGCCGCGCGCCTGGGCGACCGCTGGGGGCACCGTCGCCTGTTCGTCGTCGGGACCGCGATCTTCACCGCGGCCGCCGCCACCGGCGCGCTCGCCCCCGCCCCCGACGTCCTCGTCGCCGCACGGCTGGTGCAGGGCATCGGCAGCGGGTTGGTCGCACCGCAGGTTCTGTCGATCATCCAGCGGTCGGTGGACCCCGGGCGGCGGGCCCGGGCCCTGTCCTGGTTCGGCGCGACGATGGCCGTCGCCTCGTTGGCCGGCCCGGTGCTCGGTGGGGTGCTGCTCGAGCTCGACCCGTTCGGCGCCGGATGGCGTGCGGCCCTGGCCGTGACCGTCCCGGTGGGGGTGGCCGCGCTGTTCCTGTGGCCCGTGCTCCCGCGGACCGGGGGAGGAGCCGCCGACCGGGTCCCGCTCGACGTGGCCGGGGCCCTGCTCAGCGTGACGGGTCTGTCCGCCGTCGTGCTCCCCCTGGCGCTCGGCGGGGAACAGGGGTGGCCGATGTGGACCTGGGTGTCCTTCGCGGCGGCGATGGTGCTGCTGTCGGCCCTGGTCGTCCAGCAGCGTCGCGCCGCGTATCCGCTGGTCCAGCCGGCAGCGCTGGGCACCGCCACAGCCCGCCTCGGCATCGGGGTCGTGCTGGTGTTCAACGCGGGGGTGCCGTCCTTCGTCCTGCTGCTGTCGCTGCACCTGCAGGGGCCCGTCGGGTTCGGTCCGCTGCGCACGGCCGGGACGATCGCGACCTACGCCGTCGGGACGCTCGCCGGGAGCGCGCTCGCCGAGCCGCTCGCGCGACGGTGGGACGTGTCGATGCTCGCCGGCGCATCGCTCGTGCTCGCCGCGGTGTGCGGTGCGACCGTCGTCGTGGTCGACCACCCCGGCCCCGTGCTCTGGGCCGTGCTGGCCCTGGGCGGGATCGCGTTCGGGGCGTTCACCGCCTCGGCCTTCACCCTCGTCCTGGCCGAGGTGCCGGCCGGAGCGGTGGGCACGGTGTCCGGGCTGCTGCCCACGGCACAGCAGCTGGGCGGGACGATCGGGGTGGCGCTCTGCGGCGCCGCCTACACCGCCGGGGCCGTGCCCTCGTTCGGGCGTGCCGGCGCCTACCAGGTCACGGTGTTCCTGCTCGCCGCGGCCGTCGCCGTGGCCCTCGCCCGCGCGACCCGTTCGCGCACCGCCCCCGAGTCCGCGGCCCGTCATGGATGA
- a CDS encoding alpha/beta hydrolase: MSAEPKTSLNHPATGTSVVLLHGAWHSSLHWGPVRTALARHGLTSHALDMPGHGLDAPYPSGYLLPGQPGLTTERSGLADLTSDVVVKDLLGQLADIRRRTARLVLVAHSAGGGPASAVLEQEPGLADHVVYLSAFVPAGRPRFADYIGAPENAHATHAPRIGDPDRIGAMRINPLSDDPAEVEAIRTSFLHDWPAGRPAWRSLLQPDETTAILSDPFAVTAGRWGTVPRSYVRLTDDRALPVATQDLMIAEADRAAPGRGFEVHSLPGGHSPFLTRPDELGRLLADLATRR; the protein is encoded by the coding sequence GTGTCCGCAGAACCGAAGACCTCCCTGAACCATCCCGCCACCGGCACCTCCGTCGTGCTCCTGCACGGCGCCTGGCACTCCTCGCTGCACTGGGGCCCGGTGCGGACGGCGCTGGCTCGGCACGGGCTGACGAGCCACGCCCTCGACATGCCCGGGCACGGCCTCGACGCCCCGTACCCGTCGGGCTACCTCCTCCCTGGGCAGCCGGGGCTCACGACGGAGCGTTCCGGGCTGGCCGACCTCACCTCCGACGTCGTCGTGAAGGACCTGCTGGGGCAGCTCGCGGACATTCGGCGGCGCACCGCCCGGCTGGTGCTGGTCGCCCACAGTGCCGGTGGCGGGCCCGCGTCCGCCGTCCTCGAACAGGAGCCGGGCCTCGCCGACCACGTCGTGTACCTGTCGGCGTTCGTCCCCGCGGGCCGTCCCCGGTTCGCCGACTACATCGGCGCGCCGGAGAACGCCCACGCCACGCACGCACCCCGGATCGGTGACCCGGACCGGATCGGCGCGATGCGGATCAACCCCCTGTCCGACGACCCCGCCGAGGTCGAGGCGATCCGCACCTCGTTCCTGCACGACTGGCCGGCCGGGCGGCCCGCCTGGCGGTCGCTGCTGCAGCCCGACGAGACGACGGCGATCCTCTCCGACCCGTTCGCCGTCACCGCCGGCCGGTGGGGCACCGTGCCCCGCAGCTACGTCCGGCTCACCGACGACCGCGCCCTCCCCGTGGCGACCCAGGACCTGATGATCGCCGAGGCCGACCGGGCCGCTCCCGGCCGCGGGTTCGAGGTGCACTCGTTGCCCGGCGGCCACTCGCCCTTCCTGACCCGTCCCGACGAGCTCGGCAGGCTGCTCGCCGACCTCGCCACCCGGCGATGA
- a CDS encoding LysR family transcriptional regulator, which yields MEARHLRYAQALAEHRHFGRAAASLGIAQPPLSSQIAALEREVGERLFDRTPKGVFPTAAGTAFLARARSALDEMGGAVVDAGRAARGETGRLRLGFIGSALLAPLPGVLGRFQRARPDVRLEALETGTPAGVAGLLAGELDVAVGRGAPRGPGAEDLVTVPIGTDDLIAAVAVTHPFAGTRSVTIEQLAGERLVVSGSADEPGVGAWLQTVFADAPTALDGAATARDIHTIVGLAACGVGVGLGPSRMRLLARDDVRFCDVTPAVRLPDLQLSFRASDDSPVLAAFLDVVRLNCDEVGSRLDRILAHHPGIGVL from the coding sequence GTGGAAGCACGTCATCTGCGGTACGCGCAGGCGCTCGCCGAGCACCGGCACTTCGGCCGGGCGGCCGCGTCGCTGGGGATCGCACAGCCGCCGCTGTCCTCCCAGATCGCCGCCCTCGAACGCGAGGTCGGCGAGCGGCTGTTCGACCGCACGCCGAAGGGGGTGTTCCCGACGGCGGCCGGCACGGCGTTCCTCGCGCGCGCCCGGAGCGCGCTCGACGAGATGGGCGGAGCCGTCGTCGACGCCGGACGAGCGGCACGTGGGGAGACCGGGCGGCTCCGGCTGGGTTTCATCGGGTCGGCGCTGCTCGCACCGCTGCCCGGGGTGCTCGGCCGGTTCCAGCGCGCCCGGCCGGACGTCCGGCTCGAGGCACTCGAGACGGGAACCCCGGCGGGCGTCGCGGGTCTGCTCGCGGGCGAGCTCGACGTCGCCGTCGGCCGCGGGGCTCCCCGGGGCCCGGGGGCCGAGGATCTCGTCACGGTGCCCATCGGCACCGACGACCTCATCGCCGCCGTCGCCGTGACGCACCCCTTCGCGGGGACGAGGTCGGTCACCATCGAACAGCTCGCGGGCGAGCGGCTCGTCGTGTCCGGCAGTGCCGACGAGCCGGGGGTCGGGGCCTGGCTGCAGACCGTCTTCGCGGACGCGCCGACGGCACTGGACGGCGCCGCGACCGCCCGTGACATCCACACGATCGTCGGCCTCGCCGCGTGCGGCGTCGGCGTGGGACTGGGGCCGTCGCGGATGCGACTGCTGGCCCGCGACGACGTCCGGTTCTGCGACGTCACGCCGGCCGTCCGCCTTCCCGACCTGCAGCTGTCGTTCCGGGCGTCGGACGACTCGCCCGTCCTCGCGGCCTTCCTGGACGTCGTGCGGCTCAACTGCGACGAGGTCGGGTCGCGGCTGGACCGGATCCTCGCCCACCACCCCGGCATCGGGGTCCTCTGA